In a genomic window of Polycladomyces abyssicola:
- a CDS encoding DUF1292 domain-containing protein encodes MNIHQTNEPEYIVIPDEDGNENRFEILFTFEQDETGKKYMLVIPADEDADDEEEQEVYAFRYEEDGDDKLTFYPIEEEAEWDMVEEVFNTFMAEPEDFNQEEAGR; translated from the coding sequence ATGAACATTCATCAAACAAATGAACCGGAATACATCGTAATCCCAGACGAGGACGGGAACGAAAACCGGTTTGAAATCCTGTTCACATTTGAGCAGGACGAAACGGGTAAAAAGTACATGTTGGTTATCCCGGCGGACGAGGACGCGGACGATGAAGAAGAACAGGAAGTCTATGCCTTTCGGTATGAAGAGGACGGAGATGACAAACTGACCTTCTATCCCATCGAGGAAGAAGCGGAATGGGATATGGTGGAAGAAGTGTTCAACACCTTTATGGCCGAACCGGAAGACTTTAACCAAGAGGAAGCGGGGCGTTGA
- the ruvX gene encoding Holliday junction resolvase RuvX encodes MRILGLDVGERRVGVAVSDPMGWTAQGVEVIDRARTPDWMARVGELVRQYEVEAIVVGLPRNMNGSIGPRGEACQAAAEELQRRFSLPVHLWDERLSTTAVERTLISGDVSRKKRKRVIDQLAASWILQGYLDAQRRIPDHEHSSNK; translated from the coding sequence GTGCGCATATTGGGATTGGATGTGGGAGAACGGCGTGTGGGTGTGGCGGTGAGTGATCCGATGGGTTGGACGGCACAAGGGGTCGAAGTAATTGACCGTGCTCGCACCCCTGACTGGATGGCGCGCGTCGGGGAGTTGGTCCGCCAATATGAAGTGGAAGCGATCGTAGTGGGGCTGCCGCGCAACATGAACGGGTCGATTGGGCCCCGGGGTGAAGCGTGTCAGGCGGCAGCGGAGGAACTCCAACGCCGTTTCTCCCTCCCCGTTCATCTCTGGGACGAGCGTTTGTCGACAACCGCGGTGGAACGCACACTGATTTCAGGGGATGTCAGTCGCAAGAAACGAAAACGTGTAATTGATCAATTGGCGGCATCCTGGATCCTGCAGGGATACTTGGATGCCCAAAGGAGGATACCTGATCATGAACATTCATCAAACAAATGA
- a CDS encoding IreB family regulatory phosphoprotein: MAHPNKRGVVELSMDETMKFDFRGEEQEEVKPEEILLIVYEALKEKGYNPINQIVGYLLSGDPAYIPRHKNARALIRKVERDELIEELVKHYLHSRSER, translated from the coding sequence ATGGCCCATCCAAACAAAAGAGGTGTTGTAGAATTGTCTATGGATGAGACAATGAAGTTTGACTTTCGGGGGGAGGAACAGGAGGAAGTCAAGCCGGAAGAAATTCTTTTGATTGTGTATGAGGCGCTGAAAGAAAAAGGATACAATCCGATCAACCAAATTGTCGGGTACCTCCTGTCCGGAGACCCTGCCTACATTCCCCGTCACAAAAACGCGCGCGCCTTGATTCGGAAAGTGGAGCGGGATGAGCTGATTGAAGAGCTCGTCAAACATTATTTGCACTCCCGCTCGGAGCGTTGA